The genomic stretch aaAGCATAGGAGAGCGGCAATGCTTTAGAATGGTGGTAGATGAGATCGATAATCCTTTCCGCGATAAACTCACTTTCTCATCGGGACCAGTGAAGCTAAAAGAACATACATAAAGCCATATATTCTTACCACAACATATTGCAGTTGTAAGTTGTCCGAAATCTGTTACTTTTAATGGAATAGAATTTCGAAAAAATCTGATTGTAGCCCTGAAAACTCATCACAATATGTTTTTTCCATCTTACGGTATAATACAAGAACTGGTGCAGTTTGATAACACAGTCTGCCTCTTGCTTCAAACCTGTAATACCGTCGGTTACGATGAATTTCTACAAGCATATGAAGTAGAAATATTAGCACAGAACAGTTTCTTAAATTTTCATGATGTTTATCAGCATACTACATTTTCCTTATGGACAGCAGAGAACAATGATAAGAAGTTCATATCGCGACGATTTTTTAATCAAGATTATTAGTATTATAAGTACTTTACATTTCACACAAAATACGACCTAAAAATAACCAGCCTTTTTTCATTTATTCCAGTTGCTGAAAGAATCGATGACCTTGAAACGTTTTTAGACCTCAAGGAGAGAGATTTTATACGGCTAAAATTGAAaacgaaaactaaaaaaaaaaattgaacgaaTGCAGGAAGAATATTTAAATGATATCATCATCGAAGAAAAGTTAGGAAGCAGTTATTCGAAAAGTTCGTTCAATGCAATTATTGACTCACCTTATGAAACGATTGACGATTCATCTAACTCTAATCCATACAAAGAAATATTCCTTGACAAAGTAAGTTATTATATGTGACGGAAATATTGAATGTTTTgatatcatctgaaaaaaaaccgGTACTAAAatagaataaatattttatacGAATCGCTCTTCCCAGAAATGTTTGCAGAAATAAGTGCTCTAGTCACTTGTCCTTAATGCGAGTGATCACTTGTGCCATTTTATAATGTAGAAATAAATATAAGGTTTTAATTCTTTGacataaatatttgttttgcaatGCATTTGGAATACAAGTGACGGGGTGGGCGATACTATTATCGATACTGTCGATATCAAAAGTTAGGTGAAACGGCTTGCTGCATCCTGgaatcgatacttatcgattttgcccactcacccgttttcacaccggttGCTATCGTATCTGTTTtccagcataaacctttagcagcgctgcTATCAGGCTGCGAAATTCGAGAGCGCAGTGCTTGCCGGAGGCCCagctactatttctctagcgcgtttatCAGCGACCGGCACGGTATGAAGTGATGAGagagcgctgccaaacggggtatagaagtACACCGTTAAAGATGCCCTTAtaatatattattattaatcaATTAAAGGGCGTAttgtttgtttcttttaaaacaaaaaaacaccccATTCGTCGCAGAAACGGTCGCTATACAAATTTCATGGCGACAATTTTTGCGACGAATTCGgcgagttttgtttttaaagaaacGGACAATAACGGTAAAGGATAACAAATTGAGCAAGAGATTTTCCAGTTATAACTCCAACCCGTTTATTGTAAGATTTTTCTGATTAGGTTAGACTTAATCTGAAGctaattttatgaatttcataCGGTTTAATTTTAGATTATCAATATTGACACTATTTTCGACAAAACTAGAGCTGGAAAAGAATTGATGGAAGTTTCAAAAAACGCAATTAGCCCGGATGAATCttgtttaagaagaaaattttATGCGATTATCTTCGGTTAAATTATGGATTGTAAGTATGTGTAATATTGTTAATTTTATtcgtattttatttttgattgtttCAGACACTTCTCtgcattttataaaaatcttCTTGCTCAATCATTAGTTATATCGTATCCAACTTTGGCGTCTTCTTCTTCCGATGTGCCCCAGGCTTTGTGGTTCCACGCAAACGCTCGTGGAAGACACAAGCATTCTGGCCGATTACATTACCATATGGAATATCTTGCGCGAAAATCAGGCGAAAGGAAGGTTCGGCGAGTTATATTAAAGACTCAGTCCGATACGATCACTGATCCTCTTGCGTCCACCCAAACTATAATTGAAAATATAGAGGAAATGGTGAGAATGaccattatattattattattatttgagtACTTTTGTAGTACAAATCGACGAAATGtttcaacttgaaaaaaaaaattgttcaagatAAAAGTCGTGTATATAATTAGAAAAATCCTTTTATCATGATTACATGTCTTCATTTTTGAAGAGTTTGATGTCCTTTTCGAGTAATCGATTTTTGTTAGAGAATAACGCTTATTTTTACTTGCAGAGactagaactgaaatttttatgtCCCAGTCCGAAGACAAAAGAGAGAGCGGTTGAGCTTTGGCAGATTACATTTGATGAGAGAAACGTAATCCGACAACAATCGAAAATAGATGTTTACATGGATGAGTATCCGGTTTTTTCTGCATTCAATGGATTAATGGTAATTTAATGAAAGGCTGTTTGAAATGTATGTAAATCTAGGCTATAGTTCTTAGAACAGCATGTGTTATGTTTTAACAAATCGAGCGGGTTTGTTCCTTTCTTTAATTTTCTTCTATTTGCTTCGTTCGATTTGCATACGCGtcctttttacattttttttttcgcccaACGCTTAATTTCAAATTGAGTTCACTAGAATATTTCTGACTTAACGCTAAATTCAGATTGAGTTGGATTTGCCATGCTAATGCCAAGTGCAAAAAAATTTGCAGAAGAGTTTGAAAGTATTAAACCGAAAATACTTCAGATTTATCACGATGCCTATCTCAACATTTCGAACGGTATGATATTAATTGATTATTTAtgtaatttatatatttttgtttctgTGGCTTAGATGTGCTGAGAACTTTTGCCATTATACGCAAACAAAACCCAACCCGAGGAGTGAAGCGCATAAAAGACGCTATACAAGGGAGAGAAAATCCTTTGAAAGGAATCATTGAACCGTTACAGGTAGTACATATTATTAGtacaatttacttttttctgTAGTTTGGACTAAACTGCCATAATTTCTTAGTAATTCActtaatttttatgcattttttgttCTCACATTCAATGCTCACTTCTCCTATCAAAACCTTAGCTCTTACCTAAGCCAAATCCAAATAATAACACCCAGAGAACTTGTATAAATAAGCCTAAAtaatatcattttttccagCCTGATGATCCGTTCCCTGCAAACATGAACTTGGACGTACCGGTGCTTTACACTAAACCGAATTGCGGTACCATTTTGTGGAAAAATCGTCGAGTAGACATAGATGGGGACATTTTAATAAAACAtcgaattattttttaaattttattattttattaatgtCACATCGCAATCGGCTGataagcaatttttttatttataatggCAAGATTGTTTGGCGTTGgaaatttttccaccacaggAGAGAAGTTTATTAGAAGCCTGCAGTAAAAAGCCCATATTCATTATAACATTACACGTATCAAGTTTTTACTCGAATGTACTGGGAACACCAGTACAATCGATCCAAACAATCCGAAATACctttaaaaaattattcacTACTATCACAATGGTCGTATTTATATTTCTCTCGTAAACATGAAAGAGCTTTACATTTACAGAACGCTCGGTAATTTGTGACGAatcgtcagctttgtaaatttacaGAACGCTCGATAATTCGTGACGAATAGTCAGCTTTGCAGATACCGActcatgcagcaatttttgatgaacgcttcgtaaatttttactgagctatcttctatgtttgacgtttcagcgagaatggTAAATTACCGAAcactcgtcaagcaaataaattactgaacagattgctgatggctccgctgttgagaactcgttaaaaaTATTACTGAGTTCGGTAGAAAAAACTAAGTGTGTATACCATCACCATTGCATAATGGTCCAGAAacaaaatttagggggaaatttgggtctagagctcgatagcaatattttggagaaaaactttcttctacaaagttgttacatatgataaagcggttattggaaaattatcaaaaattagggtgaccaaaattttctatGCAATAAAGTATCTaagttttttatctttgtagatagaagaaaaatttattctacaatgttatagttccattaattttaagtaactttgtaaataaaagtttttctctatctttgaaaaaaaccgatttatattgaaaaaacactttttgcgctcttctttacttctttattttaagtttcaccttaaaactgacattgaacgacttttaaattattttaagaaaaacaatttacaataATGATATTGTagatatctcaattctactaaaagttttaatatctcataaaaaatatgcatttttcctttgtttgtctttctttttgaggcaaacataaaaattatctattggtctcattttgaacggcatacttgactctataatgggaggaatttttaaaaatatgttattttttaaatttgagtacattcaattttaaaacatgacaaaaatttcaatcattttatataagcacacagatttatttttttggtattttttcttgaaactagaaataattacctttaatttgatccaaaaagattgaaaatcgatcaactggtttgATGTCGAGATCATACTGAACAACCATTGCCATCAAAAACCGAAAAGTACCTACCTTCGGGGAATATACTTCATTGTAGTCGATGCCAGCTCGCTGGAAACATTCTTTTACAATGTTTGGTCTTGTAAATCATTCAGGAACCATGTCTCGTTCCCTTCCAGTGCACGAATTTCTTTTTGCGTCGTCTTAGACCAATGCACATGCACAATGATcctgaaaccaaatttagggggtaATTTGGGTccagagctctatagcaatgttttagagaaaaacgttCTTATACAAAGTTGTTAGTATGATAAGGcggttattgaaaaattattaaatgcaGTTACAATATTCCTGAAGGAAAACTGAAGGACGAGgacatagggtaaggaacggcttaagcagtggcgcccattttaatcagtcgaaataAACGGGCGTCAACCTCCTGATTTTTTATCAATATGAGGACGAAAACTCTGAttaactagctgtcttacgaatacataagataccgttcaacacagaaaaatctttgaaaaaacgTCAAACGAAAAAAGCCAACTAAAATTGCAGCTATTCAAGTGCTATTTGGATGCTGaaaaaatcccctgcaaaacagatgcaaactgcctAAATGGTTcgaggtgattggaatagtggcCCTGGATAGGggactttaattgattattgttgaagtttgccaaatcggttttagaatctgaaaacaagtgctgacagagaaaagGATAGAGAACGAATGGATGTACTTctgtttgtatttcaccttacagATTTCGAGTATTAGAGATTTCGCAATACGCAGGCGGCACCTAAAGCTGCTTGAAATATGTTATCTACCCTATATATGGAACAACCTCAAAGTTCTCATGGAGGTATGCAAATTGCAAAGGGCCTTGTATAGACTGAAACAATCAAGTTTGGTATGGAACACCCAACTAGATAAAGCACTCGAAGAATTCGGCCTGAATTCGTTCCAGTATGGATCCATGTTTATATTTTATCATGAAGGATGGAAAATGTTTTTCGTGACGATCTATGTGCCGATTTTCTCCTGTTCACAATCGATGTAGAACTCAAAAGTAAGCTTAAATCTAACCTGAATTCCCGATTCAAAATGAAGAATCTTGGAGAGACAAAATATTGTCGCGGACTGCAGATAACCCGTGATCGAGAAAACGGTTAACTTTCTCTTGACCAACAAAACTATACCCGAAACGTTCTCAAGAGATTTCATATGGAGAATTCCAGACCTGTTGCAACTCCTATGGACCACGGAATGAAGCTTGATAAGTCTATTTGTCCCACGACCCCGGAAGAAATACAGGTGATGAAAATTGTTCCGTTCAGAGGCAGTTAGATCAATACTGTATGCAACTCAAGTAGCAAGGCCAGACATAGGCTTTGCTGTTAACTTGTTGAGTCCATTCTCCATGAATCCTGGAAGACGACATTGGAAGGCAGTTAAGCATATCATGTGTTATCGACGTAAGTATGGTGCAAGGGAAGGCTAGAATATGATTACAAAACTTAGGATGTGAGAGTTGGAACATAGAATGATCCGATATTTAGAGTGCTGAACTTGAGGACTGACACTTGATCTAAGCCTTACGACTCAAATCTTTGATTCCTCGACCCAAACTGTGAATTTGTTTTAAGTTTGAAACGTTGCACACTGagaaaaatggaaccaaatccCCTCTAATTAGAAaccgctgggctggcaacctcaaatatagcatttcttatgtaaaattggtcaataaatcgattggtgatattttcattctgtgcagggcacagGAAAGAgtctatattttcaaaaacacGTGAAAACAGGGTGAAAAGaggcaaaatagaccatttcccgtgccctgcccaaaatgaaaccatcaccaatcgctttgttgaccaattttacaaaagaaatgctatatttcaaatCGTTGGCCCAGCggtgattttttagtgaaaaaccCGGAATCCACATTTCCacttagcaattaagttagttgtaagtttattacccttttttgacaagtaggtttaaatcccttcgaatgataagtcctaattgagaaagcaaacaaatcctaacaattcgAATTTTTCTAATCGTGttaagaagtcaccatttgtgatttgaCACACAtattcattatttactaatatttatcataaaaacctaaattactAACAATCCtcctcatttaaaaaaaagtttttcattccgcgtcgaacactcgacagaaacggacgtgcaaagtggtcgttctattacaatccggtccgtgtgtacgaatagccaaacaaaagagtgtattattcgcgctaaagcccaactagattgtgagttgtgtcgatacgttctgtacctggctcacaactttggctgtattggtgcaaaataccagctgcagttttgatctgtgcaccgtgaatagatctttttaatccaagcccatcagttgacagtcgagtccgtgtcgctgtgctgagtgatctcacacccggctcactgctggtggctgtattggtgctgctgtactggtgctgctggctgctttgggtgcagcttcgaacgatcggacaaccactgctggaaggaagaagtaaagaggtacgtgttcttgtcggcgctagtgcgctacatttagcgcaatggatatagatccctcgcctcccgtgccaccatccccgaacccccctgaccctgacccttctgttaccccctcccctgttcattctccagtcccccctcgccccaggctttacccggacggatctcaacagggcagctatactgtttattttcgtccaaaggcaggagtgaattcaaagcgtttaaacatactgcaaattgctaaagacctgacgaaggggtacaaggccgtgaccgaaatttcaaaggtccgacctaacaagctccgtgtcgtggtcagtgatctggcacaggccaatgctatcgcttgctctgagctcttcacacgcgagtatcgcgtctacatacccgcacgagacgtgaagatcgacggtgtcataaccgattcgagtctgtctgtcgagtgtatcctaaaaagcgcaaccggttgcttcaaaaataccgaaacacaggcgaagattttggattgtaagcaattgcggtccatgtctctcgtcggcggtaaaaaagtttacactccgtcagactcgtttcgcgttacgtttgccggatctgcactccctagccacgtctcgatcgaccgggttcgtctgcctatgcgattgtatgtaccccgtgttatgaattgcaccaattgcaagcagtaaggccacacagccgcctactgctgcaataaggcacgatgtagcaagtatggggagactcatgcggaagattcttgcagtgttaatgctgaaaaatgtatttactgtggggaaaaccagcatgagctctccacatgcccggtgtacatgcagcgcagagataaaatcaagcggtcacttaaggagcgttcaaagcgttcttacgctgagatgctgaaggagaccgtgaccacttctaccataacatcgaacccctttgatctgttgccctccgatgaaaccgattctgacgattcatcagcgggaacatcttatgccaatcctggggagtctaggaagaggaaaaatgtttcttctcctaaacttccccgtaaaggtcctaagatttcccaaagtgtaatgaaaagtacgaacaaaccaaacagtgctgcggaaaaaccgaagcaaactcctcctgggcttgcaaatttaaagtcccagaaggagttcccagcactgccaggaacatctaaaaccccagttgttccttttgcacatccagttgatgaaacaaactctggattagtgaaattttctgacattgtggtctggatttttgaaaatttcaatgtacccgatccaattaaaatttttcttacagcattcctccaaacagttagatcatttttgaagcagttgactgcccaatggcccctccttgcagcgattgtatccttcgatgcctaattcaactgcgtatataaaggattctatctctgtcttacagtggaattgtagaagtattctaccaaaaattgatccgtttaaagttttgataaataaaaacaaatgcgatgcattttccctttgtgaaacttggcttacttcaaatattgatctcaacttccatcattttaatattattcgccttgatcgagacacctcatatggaggagtacttttagggattaaaaagtgctattctttctatcgtattaacctcccctcgattccaggcatcgaagttgtcgcatgtcaaatgacaatacaaggtaaagagctttgtattgcctcaatatatattcctcccagagcacaggttgggcaacggctgctctttgatttaatagaacttcttccctcaccacgtttgattttgggagacttcaactctcatggcgtggcttggggttccccttacaatgataaccgctcctctttaatctataacctttgcgatgacttcgacatgactattttaaacaacggtgaaatgacacgtatcccgaaacctccagcgcgcccaagcgctttggatctatccttatgttcgacgtcgctacggttggattgcacatggaaggtaatcctcgatcctcacggtagcgaccatctgcctattcttatttcaattactaacggttcaactcgcatgcgaccaatcgacattccgtatgacctcacacggaatgtcgattggaagttatacgaggaaatgatttcaaaagcggtcgagtcgattcaacatcacccaccacttgaagaatacaacctcctcgcgggcttgattctcgacgccgcgttgcaagcccaaacgaagaaatatcccggcgtaacgatcaaagaacggcctcccactccgtggtgggaccaagagtgctccgatgtctacacgcaaagatcaaacgcgtatctgaccttccgggatacagacgatgccgacgactttaaacgttattcggagcttgataccaagtttaaaagcttgactaaggcaaagaaacgcggatattggcatcggttcgtaaacgagacgtcgagggagacatcaatgagcactctttggaacacagcccgaagaatgcggaatcgcgtaacggtcaacgaaagcgaggagtcttcaagtaggtggatatttgattttgccaggaaagtatgtccggactctgttcctgagcaaaacattgttcgcgatgcgtctccgggccacgacgcgattgaatcaccttttacgatggcagaattttcagttgccctcctgtcctgtaacaataacgcgtctgggttagatagaatcaaattcaacttgttgaagaatctacccggcaatgccaagaggcgcttgttgaacttgttcaataagttcctggagcaaaatattgtaccgcaggattggaggcaagtgaaggtgatcgccatccaaaaaccagggaaaccagcttctgatcacaactcttataggccgattgcaatgctatcctgtatccggaaattgatggaaaaaatgatactccgtcgtttagaccactgggtcgaatcaaatggtctactatcagatactcaatttggcttccgccgtgccaaagggacgaatgattgtcttgcgttgctttcaacagatattcagctggcgtatgctcgcaaagaacaaatggcgtctgcgttcttggacattaagggggcttttgattccgtttctattgacattctttcgggtaaacttcaccgacaaggattttctccaattttgaacaattttttgcacaatttgttgtccgaaaagcacatgcattttacgcacggcgatttggcaacttttcgcattggctacatgggtcttccccagggctcatggttaagcccccttctttacaacttttatgtaaatgacatcgacgaatgtctggcaaactcatgcacgataagacaacttgcagacgacagtgtaatctctgttacaggagccaaagctgccgatttgcaaggaccattgcaagataccttggacaatttgtctgcttgggctttacagctaggtatcgaattctctccggagaagactgagatagtagttttttctaggaagcatgaacctgctcagcttcaaacacaattaatgggtaaaacgaattctcaggttttggtacacaaatatcttggtgtctggttcgactctaaaagcacctggggttgtcacgtgaggtatctgatgaaaaaatgtcaacaaagagtaaattttcttcgtacaataaccggacaatggtggggagcccacccaggagaccttataaggctttaccaaacaacgatattgtctgttattgaatacgggtgtttctgcttccgctccgcagcaaacacacatttgatcaaactggagcgaatacaatatcgttgtttgcgtatcgccttaggttgcatgcagtcgacccatacgatcaGTTTGGAGGTctaagctggagtactaccattgaaaaaccgcttctggagcctgtcttctcgtattcttatcaaatgtgaggtcttgaaccgtcccgtgattgaaaattttgaaaggttaatcgaacttaattctcaaacccgttttatgacattgtatttcaatcacatgtcccaaaatattaacccttcttcgaatattccaaatcgtgtcgacttatcaaatacttctgattctactgtgtttttcgatacatccatgatagaagaaactcgtggaaacccggatcatttacgcgtgcagcagatccccaaatttttttccaataaatatcgaaacatcaactgcgacaatatgtactacactgacggatcacttcttgatgggtccactggcttcggtatcttcaataacaatttaaccgtctcccataagctcgataatcctgcttctgtttacgtcgcagaattagctgcaattcagtacaccctagggattatcgaaaaaatgcccacggaccattatttcatctttacggacagtctcagttccattgaggctctccgatcgatgaaagatgttaagcactctccgtatttcctggggaaaatacgggaacatctgagtgctttatccgaaaaatctactcagattaccttagcgtgggtcccttctcactgctcgataccgggtaatgagaaagcggactctttggctaaggtgggcgcaacaaatggtgatatttatgaaagaccaattgcctttaatgaatttttcgcatttgtacgtcagaatacgatcatcagttggcaaaattcttggaccaagggggaactgggaaggtggttacattccataatccccaaggtatcgacgaacccgtggttcaaggggttggatgtaggtcgggatttcatttgcgtgatgtcccggcttatgtccaatcactatagatttgacgcgcatctccgtcgtgttgggctcggggagagtggtatctgtgcctgtggtgaaggttatcacgacatagagcacgttgtttggtcatgccctgtataccgtgacgccaggtctagattaatagcttccctgcaggccgaaggtaggcagtcggctgttcctgttcgtgatgtcttggcaagccgtgacctatcctacatgtcccttatatacgttttcctgaaatccatccacgccccagtttagtcctatccccttccgcctacatccaaccaaacgacaagaacacgttaagaccccggatccggaaacagcaactagacccgcacgatactctcaggtcccgagggagacaaccc from Wyeomyia smithii strain HCP4-BCI-WySm-NY-G18 chromosome 3, ASM2978416v1, whole genome shotgun sequence encodes the following:
- the LOC129728163 gene encoding uncharacterized protein LOC129728163; its protein translation is MLMPSAKKFAEEFESIKPKILQIYHDAYLNISNDVLRTFAIIRKQNPTRGVKRIKDAIQGRENPLKGIIEPLQPDDPFPANMNLDVPVLYTKPNCGTILWKNRRVDIDGDILIKHRIIF